A single region of the Bombus fervidus isolate BK054 chromosome 18, iyBomFerv1, whole genome shotgun sequence genome encodes:
- the LOC139996686 gene encoding probable ATP-dependent RNA helicase Dbp73D, with translation MSLFVINRYEGEKEETKDERNYLSELLKRIEERKVERAIKTNHQIQESSSQNAQESNYKKNKEKAENLNKCSMENINLNENSISSDVNGKAEVHVSELRKNKKKRKYSEGSSNETIKTADKTLQSENTDNQDNEIPNKSSDPNETKEKISGQNSDFIILGVNNKRRKREVKRILPEWLANPEVISIDLNSGPTLEDMNSILDSKLIEVLRANGINKLFPVQASMVSWLTKCNEDGQQKWWLRDTCVSAPTGSGKTLAYVLPIVQALQFRIVPKVRCLVVAPVQELAMQVYKVMLTYTSHTNLRVALLSGASTFHEEQRNIRKENDRGEYISLVDIVVATPGRLKDHILKTSGFSLDDMRFLVIDEADTAADWLEYIPEPHYQTPRLTLSNLRSSKIPAQKLLFSATLSQDPEKLNRLGLFHPILFTSVLVTGKDDDVNLDKEAVNFIGRYTSPEELKEEAIECDAEYKPVALYQLIMKNDITFKVLVFTNSGGTAHRLTILLQSLLSKKNIVVGELSAQLASKEREDILTKFTSGKIQILVCSDAIARGVDIPNVRLVISYDLPKHINGYIHRAGRTGRAGKSGTAITILTPKQVKIFKRMLNNTHKVIPRVEKIELSGIINEIDYFHHIDKLKLALEIEKQNLLRAKAVK, from the exons ATGAGTTTATTTGTGATAAACAG ATACGAgggtgaaaaagaagaaacgaaagatgaaaggaattatttgtctgaattattaaaaagaatagaagaacGTAAAGTAGAAAGAGCTATTAAAACTAATCATCAAATACAGGAAAGTAGTTCTCAAAATGCACAAGAatcgaattataaaaagaataaggaaaaagcagaaaatctgaataaatgttcaatggaaaatattaatttgaatgaaaatagTATATCGAGTGACGTTAATGGAAAGGCAGAAGTACATGTTTCAGAGcttagaaagaataaaaagaagaggaaatatAGCGAAGGAAGTTCtaatgaaacaattaaaactGCAGATAAAACATTGCAAAGTGAAAATACAGATAATCAGGATAATGAAATACCTAATAAATCATCAGACCcgaatgaaacaaaagaaaaaatatcaggACAGAATAGTGATTTCATAATTCTGGGTGTAAATAATAAGCGAAGGAAGCGTGAAGTTAAGAGAATTCTGCCAGAATGGTTGGCTAATCCAGAAGTCATATCTATTGATTTAAATAGTGGTCCAACCTTGGAAGACATGAATTCGATTTTAGATTCTAAGCTTATTGAAGTTTTAAGAGCTAACgggattaataaattatttcctgtTCAAGCTAGTATGGTATCTTGGCTAACGAAGTGTAATGAAGATGGGCAACAAAAATGGTGGTTAAGGGATACGTGTGTATCTGCTCCTACGGGCAGTG GTAAAACTCTAGCGTATGTTCTACCAATTGTCCAGGCATTACAATTTCGTATAGTTCCGAAGGTACGCTGTTTAGTTGTTGCACCCGTACAAGAATTAGCTATGCAAGTGTATAAAGTGATGCTTACGTATACTTCGCATACAAATTTAAGAGTTGCTTTACTTTCCGGCGCATCAACATTTCACGaagaacaaagaaatattcgaaaagaGA atgATAGAGGGGAATATATCTCTCTAGTGGATATAGTGGTTGCCACGCCTGGACGGTTAAAAGACCACATATTAAAAACTTCGGGATTTTCATTGGATGATATGAGATTTCTTGTAATCGATGAAGCAGATACAGCTGCTGACTGGTTGGAGTATATCCCCGAGCCTCATTATCAAACTCCACGATTAACACTTTCCAACTTACGTTCTAG TAAAATTCCAGCACAAAAGTTATTATTCAGTGCAACATTGTCACAAGATCCCGAAAAACTTAATCGGCTTGGACTCTTTCACCCAATATTATTTACGTCTGTTTTGGTGACGGGCAAGGACGATGATGTAAATTTAGATAAAGAAGCGGTTAATTTTATAGGGCGTTATACAAGCCCGgaagaattaaaagaagaagcaaTAGAATGTGATGCAGAATATAAACCAGTCGCGTTATATCAGTTAATAATGAAGAATGATATCACTTTTAAAGTATTAGTATTCACAAATTCTGGAGGAACTGCTCATAGACTAACTATTTTACTTCAATCACTCTTATCTAAAAAGAATATAGTGGTTGGAGAACTTTCTGCACAACTTGCATCAAAAGAACGTGAGGATATACTCACGAAATTTACAAgtggaaaaattcaaat aCTTGTATGTTCAGATGCAATAGCAAGGGGTGTAGATATTCCAAATGTACGGTTAGTCATAAGTTATGATCTTCCCAAGCATATTAACGGCTATATCCATAGAGCAGGAAGAACAGGACGCGCGGGTAAATCCGGCACTGCTATAACCATTCTGACACCAAAACaggttaaaatatttaagcgtATGTTGAACAATACGCATAAAGTAATACCACGTGTTGAAAAAATCGAACTAAGtggtattataaatgaaatcgattattttcatcatattgataaattaaaacttgctcttgaaatagaaaaacagaACTTATTACGTGCAAAagctgttaaataa
- the LOC141445948 gene encoding uncharacterized protein — MAKYVRKFVENCHACQISKANSGKILIKLHPIPKNSIPLHEVRTDIMKQLGRSWQDAIGEIQLALNCITNRVTKSSPLKLLIGKTARPYELLLSENTEEKEIDISIVRQQAIQNIENSAKYDKERFDKTKAKVVKFNVGDFVLKKNEERNQPKLDPKFRGPLVIAEILEGDRYILKTLDGKRSYKYSHDSVTAILE; from the exons ATGGCGAAATATGTTCGCAAATTCGTAGAGAACTGTCATGCTTGTCAGATTTCTAAGGCAAATTCAGGTAAAATACTAATCAAATTACATCCCATACCTAAGAACAGCATACCTTTGCATGAAGTTCGCACAGACATAATG AAACAACTAGGGCGATCATGGCAAGACGCGATCGGCGAAATACAATTAGCTTTAAATTGCATCACCAATCGTGTGACTAAATCGAGTCCGCTAAAACTATTAATTGGTAAAACAGCAAGACCCTACGAGTTACTACTATCTGAAAATaccgaagaaaaggaaatagatATCTCCATCGTAAGACAACAGGCCATACAAAATATAGAGAACAGCGCTAAGTACGATAAAGAaagattcgataaaacgaaagcaaaAGTAGTTAAATTCAATGTCGGTGattttgtattaaagaaaaatgaggaAAGGAATCAACCGAAACTAGATCCGAAATTTAGGGGTCCACTTGTGATAGCAGAAATTTTGGAAGGAGATAGgtacattttaaaaacgttagaCGGCAAACGGTCGTATAAATACAGCCATGATAGCGTCACGGCGATCTTGGAATAA
- the LOC139996499 gene encoding ATP-dependent RNA helicase DDX51-like: MENINLNENSISSDVNGKAEVHVSELRKNKKKRKYSEGSSNETIKTADKTLQSENTDNQDNEIPNKSSDPNETQEKISGQNSDFIILGVKNKRRKREVKRILPEWLANPEVISIDLNSGPTLEDMNSILDSKLIEVLRANGINKLFPVQPSMVSWLTKCNENGQQKWWLRDTCVSAPTGSGKTLAYVLPIVQALQFRIVPKVRCLVVAPVQELAMQVYKVMLTYTSHTNLRVGLLSGASAFHEEQRNIRKENDRGEYISLVDIVVATPGRLKDHILKTSGFSLDDMRFLVIDEADTAADWLEYIPEPHYQTPRLTFSNLRSSKIPAQKLLFSATLSQDPGKLNRLGLFHPILFTSVLVTGKDDDVNIDKEAVNFIGRYTSLEELKEEAIECEAEYKPVALYQLIMKNDY, from the exons atggaaaatattaatttgaatgaaaatagTATATCGAGTGACGTTAATGGAAAGGCAGAAGTACATGTTTCAGAGcttagaaagaataaaaagaagaggaaatatAGCGAAGGAAGTTCtaatgaaacaattaaaactGCAGATAAAACATTGCAAAGTGAAAATACAGATAATCAGGATAATGAAATACCTAATAAATCATCAGACCCGAATGAAAcacaagaaaaaatatcagGACAGAATAGTGATTTCATAATTCTGGGTGTAAAAAATAAGCGAAGGAAGCGTGAAGTTAAGAGAATTCTGCCAGAATGGTTGGCTAATCCAGAAGTCATATCTATTGATTTAAATAGTGGTCCAACCTTGGAAGACATGAATTCGATTTTAGATTCTAAGCTTATTGAAGTTTTAAGAGCTAACgggattaataaattatttcctgtTCAACCTAGTATGGTATCTTGGCTAACGAAGTGTAATGAAAATGGGCAACAAAAATGGTGGTTAAGGGATACGTGTGTATCTGCTCCTACGGGCAGTG GTAAAACTCTAGCGTATGTTCTACCAATTGTCCAGGCATTACAATTTCGTATAGTTCCGAAGGTGCGCTGTTTAGTTGTTGCACCCGTACAAGAATTAGCTATGCAAGTGTATAAAGTGATGCTTACGTATACTTCGCATACAAATTTAAGAGTTGGTTTACTTTCCGGCGCATCAGCATTTCACGaagaacaaagaaatattcgaaaagaGA atgATAGAGGGGAATATATCTCTCTAGTGGATATAGTGGTTGCCACGCCTGGACGGTTAAAAGACCACATATTAAAAACTTCGGGATTTTCATTGGATGATATGAGATTTCTTGTAATCGATGAAGCAGATACAGCTGCTGACTGGTTGGAGTATATCCCCGAGCCTCATTATCAAACTCCACGATTAACATTTTCCAACTTACGTTCTAG TAAAATTCCAGCACAAAAGTTATTATTCAGTGCAACATTATCGCAAGATCCTGGAAAACTTAATCGGCTTGGACTCTTTCACCCAATATTATTTACGTCTGTTTTGGTGACAGGCAAGGACGATGATGTAAATATAGATAAAGAAGCGGTTAATTTTATAGGGCGTTATACAAGCCTGgaagaattaaaagaagaagcaaTAGAATGTGAAGCAGAATATAAACCAGTCGCTTTATATCAGTTAATTATGAAGAATGATTATTAA
- the LOC139996665 gene encoding probable ATP-dependent RNA helicase Dbp73D, producing the protein MMMMWPKDDDVNLDKEAFNFIGRYTSPEELKEEAIEYEAEYKPVALYQLIMKNDITFKVLVFTNSGGTAHRLTILLQSLLSKKNIVVGELSAQLASKEREDILTKFTSGKIQILVCSDAIARGVDIPNVQLVISYC; encoded by the exons ATGATGATGATGTGGCCCAAGGACGATGATGTAAATTTAGATAAAGAAGCGTTTAATTTTATAGGGCGTTATACAAGCCcagaagaattaaaagaagaagcaaTAGAATATGAAGCAGAATATAAACCAGTAGctttatatcaattaataatgaaGAATGATATCACTTTTAAAGTATTAGTATTCACAAATTCTGGAGGAACTGCTCATAGACTAACTATTTTACTCCAATCACTCTTATCTAAAAAGAATATAGTGGTTGGAGAACTTTCTGCACAACTTGCATCAAAAGAACGTGAGGATATACTCACGAAATTTACAAgtggaaaaattcaaat aCTTGTATGTTCAGATGCAATAGCAAGGGGTGTAGATATTCCAAATGTACAGTTAGTCATAAGTTATTGTTAG